tgaattcaattttagaaacatgttctaggttatctcatattaatttgtttaatattagatctacatgaaaataaataaagatcttgtataaagtTTTCCCAGCAGATTTTACTTGCAATCAATTATTATCTTTTGAGTTTGTTTTCATATTACATCTTATGAAAGAGATTTTGGAAATTACTCGCATTCTTTGTGTAGCCTTACAATGAGAatcacaagatatttttgaatgCTATGCATATTGTTGCAAGTACAAAAAGGCTACTTAAGAGCTTTCAAGATTCAGGATGAGATTCTTTCCTCATGAAGGTTACATCATTTTGTGAGCAACATCAAATTGATATCCCATATTTGGATGCTCAATATGTTGCAAGGGGTGGAATATCTCGAAATCAAAGATTAGTGTTATGCATTATTATCGTGTTGATATCTTTATTACTACACTTGACTATCAATTGCAAGAATTAAACTCTAGATTCAATGAACATTCAGTAGAGTTGCTTGTTCTTAGCACTGCTTTTGATCCTAGAGATGGATTTAAATTGTTCAAGATTGATGATATTTGCAAACTTGCAGAGAAGTTCTATCCTCATGATTTCTCAGAGCAAGAAGTAGTACATTTAAGAATTGAACTTCAACATTTTTTGCTTGAAATTCCAAATCATCTTGAATTACATAATTTATCTAGTATTCAAGAATTGTGTCAAGGCTTGGTGAAAACAAGGAAAGTAATTATGTATCCTCTTATTGAAAAATTACTTAGGCTTGTTCTTACTCTTCCTGTATCAACAACAACTACAATTAGAGCATTTTCTATCATGAAAATTATCAAGACAAAGCTCCGAACCAAGATTGAAGATAGTTTTTTGAATGATTGCTTGATTGTTTGTATTGAGAAAGAAATTGCTACAAAATTTAGTACTGAATCCATTATAGATGAGTTTGCATGTATAAAGAATCTTCGAGCACAACTTAAAATTGAtcttttgaattattattgtccCTCTTTCTATTGAGATACTTGTTATTTGAAAGACTATAACTTGTTTTTAAAGGTTATATACATAGTATATTTGGATCTTTATGATGAATTATTATAAATTATAGTTGTATAACAATATGAATTATTAtgtatgatatttattatacaataaCAAAATTGGCCCCCCTTGTCTATAAATCTTGGCTTCGTCACTGGGTAGGATGGAGATTATGATAACTTtcctttatgttgtttggtaTGAGGGATGAAGTTGGAAGGATGGAGAGaagaataattatttatattaccATATTAtcctttgtaatataaatatttgttACTTTTTTAAAAGGATAATAATGGTATTTTACATATTTGGTTGTTTTTTTCTTGAATCCTTCCAAAAAGAAGAGGATTGTATTTTAATAGTTTGGAGGGAGACCCTCTCTCGCCATCTCTCCAATCCCTTTATCTCTCCCTCTTACCAAACAAGAGATTCTCCCTCTCCCTTCATCTCTCTCCCGCCACTACTCTCCATCCACCCTTCTCTTCTCTCTACCAAACATAGTGTTAGTTATCAGTTTTAGTTAAGATACAAGAAAAAATGACTCAAGCATGAAACTCTAATGTAGTTTTAATTTCTACATAAATGATATAATAAGTTGCTATTTGCCTGGACATTAAACaactttaatatataatataaaatattaattctACAAGATACTATATATGGTATCAAACATAACTTAAGTTGACACAATACAAGTAACTGCATTTAATATGAAGTTCCACGtgttataattttaaatattaaaactattaaaTGTAAGGATAAATGTAGCTAAACTACCAAAACTTCATGATTGATTACActtaaataccaaaaaaaaaaaaaaattaacagcaAAACTACTTGAGCGGTCAAAACAAAGCGTTATTACTACCCACCCCTAACAATGTTTTTCTACTGGAATTAGTTGTGACTAAACTATCCAAATTTTATGGTTTATTACAGTTAAGTACCCAAAAAAATTTTATGACAAAACTATCAAAACAATTaaaactttaatataaattgattttaaatcatgaaaaataattaaaattatatataaaaataaaaaaaataacctaaattaattctaaaattaaaaaatagttttctttattaagaatatataaaaaaaaatttaaagaaaaatagtagtatttaactataaaaaaattactaGGAAAGaaacaaaatgaaaaaaaaaaaacagaaataagaaaaataaaaataaaaactataagaaaagaagaaaaaacttaaagaaaatttcatttaagaaattttttaagaaaaaaatataaagaaaataaataatatagtCCCAAACATGTTAATATAATTTCTATAAAACTTAGTTATTACCATGCCAAGTCATACAagattaaatttataataatggttgataattttttttaaacatttttttcattttaatttttttagctattgatttttgttttgttttattaataaataaaactgTTTTTAACTTAAGAATTAATctaggttatttatatatatatatatatctattttaaCTTATTCTCAtaatttgaaattattttatattaaaattttaactGTTTGGTAGTTTTGttgtaaaataaaaaactttGGGTATTTAAGTATAACAAATTATGAAGTTTGGGAACCACAATTAATCCCAAAAAAAAACTTAACACCGGATATTAACAATGAACTGTTTTGATTGTTTGAGTAGTTTTGTAGTTAAAAGAATAATTTGAGTATTTAAGTGTAACAAAAACCATAAAATTTAAGAACTTTAGCAGCAATTAATCAGGGATAATACACATTTTAATTGATCACTAATACTAATTGTTTTGTTTCGAAACAAAGAGGGTGTTTGGCAtcttaactaaaaaactgttttttgtttttaaaagctaaaaattgCTTTTTGAAAACAAGATGAGGTGTTTGgcgttgttttcaaaaaacagtttttaaaaacaaagttataaaaaacagaaaattttgagaacatcaaaaaaattgttttctgttgttctcaaattttttttgtctATCTTTTTTTTATCACTtcactttttttaattattattatctaacatcatttattgtcacatcattttctctgccattactttctctctcttcatcttctctcacatcactttctctctcctcattttctctctcatcattttttctctctccccatttcctctctcatcactttctctctactcacttctctctctctccactttctttctcatcacattctctttcattttttcttggatcaatttctctcttctcaatttctatttcttcaaattttctctcatTACTTTCacatttcttatttttcattattttatttcaaattatttcatctcattatttattacaaacttttaaaatatttttctctttgtaaatatatctgttaattttttatttaaaataaaataaaaactaaaaaattgtttttagaaaacattaatcaaacacctcttgttttttgaaaactacaaaaacagttttctgttctcaATTCTGAGAACataactttgaaaacaaaaaactgaaaacaatgccaaacatgCCCAAACATATCCACGAACCGATTTATCCTTTTCAAATATTCACCACCAAGAAATACTAAATTCTCTTTCCCATAAACCCTGAAAGTATCATGGAACACCCTATGATATCTTATAACAATGCTAATTTTTAACTTTTTCTAAAAGTTTTACTGACATGATCCATGGATTGTGAGACAAATCTCACTCCAATCCAGACGGAAAAATTTACAATTTAAAGTAATGCGAGTAcccattattatataattaattgaaTCCTTAAGTTAGTATCCAACTTCGTGTATATAATATTTGTGGATTTTAAAATAGAAATTTGATTTTCTATGCATATGTACAAAAAGTACCATCTTATTCTAATAATACAAAATAATACTATTATTTATTATGTTTCCATAAATATTCCTTCTATTTTTTAGCATTCCTCTTCCTTTATCTTATCTCTTTTCCATCACTCTCTTGGTTCAATCTCTCTTTCTCTTGGGAGAGCCACGTATACCATCACCACCAccaaatttctttgaaaaaaatGTCCATAACTTCGACACCCTCTTCTGTTTTTATTCTTCTCCCTTTCGTTTTCTCTCTTAAATTAtccataaaaactaaaaaaatatactcCATGATAAGTTTTGatgatttaaaacttaaaccaattaaaagttaaattaaaataataattttatgcaTTTCAAATAGATTTGggcatgattttttagtttttttttttttgtatttttttctagattttttcacaattttttagatTTGAAACATAAAAATGTACGGAAAACTCAATACACATCGATGTACCTCGATGCCTAGCTCGACAGGCCATTAAAAGTCATGATTTTCGTGAAAAAATGATATGCCTCGATGAAATTCGATGCCACCTCGATACACTTCGTGCACCTCGATAAAACTCAATGCAATTTATTAAaaatgcataacttttcactcgtgTGTCCGTttaatgtgatttttttttaatttgggtatttttttagaTCAACACGATGgagatgtgtatatacatatTTGAGAAGTTTAAATGTTGAAAACATCCCAAAGTTCAAAACAATATCCCTTTTTTTTTAAGTTGGTTATGGTTTTAAcctttaaacttcccaaatgtgtatgtACACATCTTAAACGTGTACATTtcgaaaaaaaatacccaaattaaaaaaaaaaaatcacctcaaatggACACGAGAGTGAAAAGTTAGACACTTTCAATGAATTGATTCAAGCTCCATCGAGGTGGCATCAAGGCCTAGCTCGATGGAGCCTTAAAATCATGATTTCATGATAAAACTCAATGCACATCGATGTGCCTCGATGCCCAACTCAATAAGCccttaaaaattatgattttcatgaaaaaaggaTTTTCCTTGATGAAATTCGACACACCTCGATGCACTTTGATGAAACTCGATGCGATTCATTTAAAATGTATAACTTTTCACTttggtgtccgtttgaggtgttttttttttttttgaatttgggtatttttttcgaGATATACACGTTTaagatgtgtacacacacatttgagaagtttaaaggTTAAAACCATACCCAACTTCAAAAAAATTAGGATATTGTTTTGAATATTGGggtgttttcaagctttaaacttctcaaatgtaTATATACACATCTCCAacgtgtagatctcgaaaaaaaatacaaaaattcaaAAAGCAAATAACCTCAAATGGACactcgagtgaaaagttatgcatttTTCACTACTACAATTTTGACATCAGCCATCAGCCATGAGAGGTTGGTTCCGCGCTTAAACCAACTTAACACATGTTCATAAGTCAGTTTATACAAAACTGACTTATCATGTATGTCAAAGGTAAGCATGGGACGTCGGTTGCGCGGGAACCGACCAACCATGTGGACATGGTAGGCCGGTTCTGTGTGAACCGACCTCTCATGCTTGTAGAAGACATAATTGGTCGGTTCATGcaaaaccgacctaccatgttgtcatggtaggtcagttctgcATGGACCGACCTACCATGCCCTACCTTGCTGACATTATAGGTCGCTACTATGTGAATCGACTTATCATGTCAcattataagaattttaaaatatattagtttatttaaactataaatatatatatatatgtaagctattagtgtatgaaataaatgtaataaatttatatatattaatattacattataatgttttgaagtacaaataaataaatgaattaaattaaattaatatattttaaaattttaataatgtaaaaataaattagagtatctttaacaGTATATTTGTATAATGACACAGAATCGAACTAACATGttctttaaaaaattatttaagacaCTATTATTTTatcaatcttttatttatttattttaaaatttaaatattattaaattaaaatattttttatttataaaatataattataatgtaatattaacaaatataaattttacattatttgaattttaaatatattaattaatttaaacaatacatatatatgtatataattatttCAGTATGAAAAAAGTATAAAACAATAtgcttattaatattacatatattataattttttaagtataaataaattaataaattatttgaaattaaaaaaaattaatttaatgtttttataaacaagaaaatattttaatttaatagtatttaaaatttaaaataaaaaactttataaaataatttagagtatctctttaataattttttagatgacatGGTATGTCGGTTGTAtaggaaatgacttctcatgtgacatggtagataggttgtgtagaaccgacctaccatgtcgttataaaaatacattattgaagatactctaatttgttttatattattgaaattataaaatatattaatttatttaaacaatacatatatataatttatttgggaattaaataagtataaaaaaaatatatactttttaatattacatatattataatttttgaaatataaataaattatttgtaataaaaaaaataatttcatttttataaattagaaaatattttaatttaattgcatatataatttaaaaataaaaaaatccataaaaataatttagagtatctctttaataattttttagatgacatGATAGGTTGGTTGTGTGAGAAATAATTTATCATGTGACATGATAGGTCAGTTGTGTAGAACCGActtaccatgtcattataaaaatatattattaaagataatctaatttatttttgcattattggaattttaaaatattaattaattaattaattgtaataaaaaaatttcagCAAAAACATAAGTTGCCACCTCTTTTTTTTCTTATTCTCAGTCAAGACCTCCTCTTTTCTCTTCCCAGTCGATGACATCTTCTCCCATCTCTATTCTCTTCTTTCGTCGAAGCCCAGCCACCCAAAGCCGTGAAAGCCCAACCATCTGAAGCCTTCCATTGCAGCCCAACCACCTAAATTTCTCTCACAGAATCCctgaactgtaatgccccaaatttcctaataagctTTAGgaacttgattaggaggccgggagggccataattgatttattatgctatttaatgattatattcatgtttatgtgaattatattattatatgatggtaaatgcatgcacgTGGGTTCATTTTAactataagggaattttggtaatttggcccgttgagggcgtgattgtgtattttcatgcatgtgggtgaattataaataataccacattatatgtggattggttcgagccattcagcatgagacgatcatggaatgcaagttttcggtctagttataacgggattaagttcggggatcggagtgagtcttggggtaatttggtgattagaacgttgccaagAATTAgtgggtaacgagatatgaattattggtatttgagaatatcgagaatagcgagaattggagggtgttaattataataaacgagataggcgggaaatgacgattttaccattgggagtctttagaagcctttatttgacctaggggtattttagtcttttcacccataggattgatataagccattagaaggctgtggaattgtaaAAACAAAGcattatcatcctcatctctccctcccgtacatattattctctccttcttcctttcagagccaatttgaggatccaagctaggagagcaagatTTGAGGGCTTAGgaacttggttcaaccattgaagggggtctaaataaagcttgaggtaagattacatccatgaatttaagctatactctgtttttttcaagtaagttttcaattgagaatttgaggtgttagttgggaattaatagaagttcttgagtttggtt
The genomic region above belongs to Humulus lupulus chromosome 1, drHumLupu1.1, whole genome shotgun sequence and contains:
- the LOC133826564 gene encoding uncharacterized protein LOC133826564, producing the protein MEIIVLSYDMWVASVVQENAPLNATYTSPDIQKEILYIFSNKVKKEIRQEIGDSKFCIIVDEARDVSKREKMALVLRFVDKEGFVRELFFGVIHRNDELKEGQSVELATKIANDEIESGTGLNQIGTLKQAGDTRWGSHLNSISSLLKMFNATCVVWSKIAKEKVSYSQCGDADFVRGWNISKSKISVMHYYRVDIFITTLDYQLQELNSRFNEHSVELLVLSTAFDPRDGFKLFKIDDICKLAEKFYPHDFSEQEVVHLRIELQHFLLEIPNHLELHNLSSIQELCQGLVKTRKVIMYPLIEKLLRLVLTLPVSTTTTIRAFSIMKIIKTKLRTKIEDSFLNDCLIVCIEKEIATKFSTESIIDEFACIKNLRAQLKIDLLNYYCPSFY